A region from the Alphaproteobacteria bacterium genome encodes:
- a CDS encoding chorismate mutase, translating into MLTHDNVLLELRTQIDAIDDQIISLLKDRLAIVDQVGRHKKEMGINGCFLKPGREAAILKRVVMELRPHFPDAAIASMWRMIISASLFHEQKLKVSVFGGDESKGYWLAREYFGSFVPINKHVSIGSVLSDVEKNDSVIGVVPLHWQEVPNHYWWQNLKDNVSVFAVLPVVCDTANEQKSVLALGKVKPEPTGDDSTLLVLNTPLTVSKNTISKALQSIKISAEWIAQSPTPGDEKAVDHLIKVSGFIQQYDPLLTVISKELDNHMNYIKRIGAYANPIVTI; encoded by the coding sequence ATGTTAACACACGATAATGTGCTTTTAGAATTACGAACCCAAATAGATGCAATTGACGACCAGATTATATCACTTTTAAAGGATCGTTTGGCGATTGTTGACCAGGTTGGTCGCCATAAAAAAGAAATGGGAATCAATGGTTGTTTCTTAAAACCAGGCCGTGAGGCTGCTATTCTGAAACGGGTAGTAATGGAGCTTCGTCCTCATTTTCCAGATGCGGCGATTGCTTCGATGTGGCGGATGATTATCTCTGCATCACTGTTTCATGAACAAAAATTGAAAGTGTCGGTTTTTGGAGGAGATGAAAGCAAAGGTTACTGGCTGGCCAGGGAATATTTTGGTTCGTTTGTTCCTATTAATAAACATGTAAGCATTGGTTCTGTTTTGAGCGATGTTGAAAAAAATGACTCTGTTATTGGTGTGGTGCCGTTGCATTGGCAAGAAGTGCCGAACCATTATTGGTGGCAAAATCTCAAAGATAATGTGTCTGTATTCGCTGTTTTGCCGGTTGTCTGTGATACGGCAAATGAGCAAAAATCAGTATTGGCGCTTGGTAAGGTTAAGCCTGAGCCTACAGGAGATGATTCAACGTTGCTGGTTTTAAATACGCCGCTTACGGTCAGTAAAAATACGATCAGTAAAGCGCTTCAAAGTATTAAAATTTCGGCGGAATGGATTGCCCAGTCCCCTACTCCTGGTGATGAAAAGGCTGTCGACCACTTGATTAAAGTGTCGGGATTTATCCAACAGTATGATCCGCTTTTAACCGTGATTTCAAAAGAACTTGATAATCACATGAACTACATTAAACGGATTGGTGCTTACGCTAACCCTATTGTTACGATTTAA
- a CDS encoding histidinol-phosphate transaminase: MPLKPLSSIYGITPYTPGKSKAAAGVSKIIKLSSNETPIGPSPKAIEAYNAAVKTLHRYPDGGSTQLRQAIAQVYELDADRIVCGAGSDEVIGMLCKAYAEAGSDVIYTEHGFLMYPIYAMIAGATPVAVKEADLRADIDAILAAVTPKTRIVFLANPNNPTGSYVTRDELWRLRKGLRDDILLVIDGAYAEYVSEKDYSDGIELVEKTDNTVVTRTFSKIYGLASLRIGWGYCPADVADVLNRVRGPFNTAACAQVAAVAAVLDAEHTAKAKAFNDEWLPWVSQQCRDMGLHVYPSVANFILISFPGGAQQAIAANDWLMERGIIPRMVANYGLPACLRITIGKEDENMAFVKSLKEFIG, encoded by the coding sequence ATGCCGCTAAAACCGCTCTCGTCTATTTATGGCATTACTCCTTATACGCCTGGTAAATCGAAGGCGGCTGCGGGAGTCAGTAAGATTATCAAACTATCCTCGAATGAAACGCCGATTGGGCCAAGCCCTAAGGCAATAGAGGCTTATAATGCTGCGGTCAAAACATTGCATCGTTACCCTGATGGGGGCTCAACACAGCTGCGTCAAGCCATTGCACAAGTCTATGAACTTGATGCTGACCGCATTGTTTGCGGGGCTGGTTCCGATGAAGTGATTGGGATGTTGTGTAAAGCCTATGCGGAAGCTGGGTCAGACGTTATTTACACCGAACATGGATTTTTAATGTATCCGATTTATGCGATGATCGCGGGTGCAACACCGGTCGCTGTAAAAGAGGCGGATCTTCGTGCCGACATTGATGCCATTTTAGCTGCGGTTACGCCTAAAACACGAATTGTGTTCTTGGCAAATCCGAATAATCCTACAGGCAGCTACGTTACGCGTGATGAATTATGGCGTTTGCGGAAGGGTCTGCGTGACGATATTCTGCTGGTTATTGATGGTGCCTATGCTGAATATGTATCTGAAAAAGATTATTCTGACGGCATTGAATTGGTTGAAAAAACGGATAATACCGTGGTAACCCGTACATTCTCTAAAATTTATGGTTTGGCCAGTTTGCGTATCGGTTGGGGGTATTGTCCGGCAGATGTTGCGGATGTCCTAAACCGTGTCCGTGGTCCGTTTAATACAGCAGCATGTGCTCAAGTGGCCGCCGTTGCGGCTGTTTTGGATGCCGAACATACGGCCAAAGCAAAAGCATTTAATGATGAGTGGCTGCCATGGGTATCTCAGCAGTGCCGTGATATGGGCCTTCATGTGTATCCCAGTGTGGCTAATTTTATTCTGATTTCATTTCCAGGTGGCGCACAACAAGCAATCGCGGCCAACGACTGGTTAATGGAGCGCGGCATCATACCAAGAATGGTTGCTAATTACGGATTGCCAGCTTGCCTGCGTATTACCATCGGTAAAGAAGATGAGAACATGGCGTTTGTTAAATCGCTTAAAGAATTTATTGGTTAG